From the Cryptomeria japonica chromosome 2, Sugi_1.0, whole genome shotgun sequence genome, one window contains:
- the LOC131054424 gene encoding uncharacterized protein LOC131054424 — protein MKDKGVSTPSTAVNFSAPVISSAPASKTSVPHVVSSQNENASSSLMNYFQSFDIIDHARKTKIQMSEASLKDNYPLPVMDHVLQAVTGAEMMSMLDGFSSYNQVEVLE, from the exons ATGAAAGATAAAGGTGTAAGTACTCCTTCAACTGCTGTTAATTTTTCTGCACCTGTTATTTCTTCTGCACCTGCATCGAAGACTAGTGTTCCTCATGTtgtaagttctcaaaatgagaacgcAAGTTCATCTTTAATGAAttattttcagtcatttgatattatagatcatgcTAGAAAAACCAAGATACAAATGTCTGAG GcgtccttgaaggataattatcctctgcCTGTCATGGACCATGTCCTACAAGCTGTTACTGgagcagagatgatgtccatgttggatggattttcaagttataatcagGTTGAAGTGTTGGAATAG